The genomic segment CTGCCTGGGCTTATGCACCCGCGCCGCCTTTGGATGCCCGCCGCACCCTCATCAAGTCTGAAGGTGCCCGGCCCAGGGTCATCCAGTCGGGGCTCTGGGTGCATACAGCCGGGTGACCCGCCCCACGGGCGGCGAGAGGAGAGACCCTGTATGCCCAATATCGGAGCCGCCGAACTGATGCTGATCGTGGTCGTCGCCCTGCTGGTGTTCGGCCCCCGCAAGCTCCCCGAACTCGGCAGGAGTGTCGGCCAGGCGCTGCGCGAATTTCGCCGTACCACCCGCAGCGTGACCGACGAACTGCGGGCCGGGCTGGAGGACGTGCGCGACCGTCCGTAACCCGGTCCGGCCCCAGGTGCTAGCCTGCCCGCACCCCATGTCCGCCGAGCCGCCCGCCGAACCCACCGACGAGACGCTGCTGCGGCAGATGGCCGGGGGCGACGAGGCCGCGCTGGTAGAGCTGCACGCCCGTTACGCGCGGCTGCTGACGGCTCTGGGCTACCGGATGCTGCGCCAGCGTGAGGACGTGGATGCCTGCGTGCAGGACGCCTTCATGAATGCGTGGCGGCACGCAGCCCGCTTCGACCCCTCGCGGGCACGGGCAAAAACGTGGCTGGTGAGCATCGCGCATCACCGCTTTCTCCAGCACCTGCGCGACCGCCCGGACCTGAGCTTGGAGCTCGGAGACTGGGACACGCCCACCCCCGCCCCCGACCACGAGGGCAAGCTGCTGGCGGGCCGCGCCCTGGGTGTGCTGGACCCCGCGCAGCGCGAGCTGATCGAACTGGCGTACTACCGGGGGCACTCGCACTCGGAACTCGCCGCGCTGACCGGGCTGCCGCTGGGCACGGTCAAGTCCCGCCTGCGTTCGGCCCTGGAGCGGATGCGCGGGGCGCTGCGCCCGGAGGAAGGAGAAGAGACCCCATGACGCCCGACCGCGACGACCTGCTGGCCTACGCCCTGGGGACCCTCTCCCCGGCGGAGGCGGCGCGGGTCGAGGCCGAACTGGACCGCGACCCGGCGCTGCGGGCCGAGTTGCGGGCGGACCTGGACGCGCTCGCGCTGCTGCTGGACGACCTCGACCCGGCGGCGGTGCCTGTACCCGCAGGCGCCGGGGAGGCGTTGCTGGCGCGGGTGCGGGCGGAGGGGTCACCTGTGCAGGGAGCGGTCCCGACCCCACTCCCGCCCGCCCGCCCGCCACGCCGCTGGCCCGTCGCCGTGGCCCTCGTCGCCGCGCTGGCCCTGATCTTCGTGTTGCTGCCGCGCCCGCAGCCCGACCCGCTGGAGGCGTACCTGGAGACGCCCGGCGCCGTCGAGCGGTCCCTGGAATCGGACGGCGAGCGCGTCGGAACACTGGTGCAGTTGCCGGAGGGCCGGGTCTACGTCCACCTGTCGCGCCCCCTGCCCCCCGAGCGGACCTACCAACTGTGGCGGATCGAGAACGGCACGCCCGTCTCGCTGGGCGTCTTCGAGCGCGGCTTGCTGGTGACCCTGGCCCCCGGCTCCACCCTGGCCGTCAGCGTGGAGCCGCCCGGAGGCAGTCCCCAGCCCACGACCACGCCGTTGTTCGTGCAACCGCTCTGACCGAACGGGGGCTTCATCTCCTCTTCACCGTCGCACGGGCTCTGATCCAATCCTCCCTGGCCGGGATACAGCGCTCCTGAAGACCCCCGACCTCCCTGAACACGGACAGGCCCCCCGCCTGCTCCGGCAGGTGGGTGCTGGTCTTCGGTGGCCGCTGAACCGTCCCTTTGCCCCTTTCCCTCCCGGAGGACCCTGACATGAGCAACGATACGCAAGGCACGAGCACCCGACGCAAGTTCCTGGGGATGGCTGGCCTGATGGGCGCGGGCGCCGTGCTGTCCGGCTGCACCAACGTGATCGCCACGACGCCGCGCAAGGCGAACCTCGACGCCGCGATCTTCAACTTCGCCCTCAACCTCGAGTACCTCGAAGCCGCCTTCTACCTCGCGGCGGTGGGGCGCCTGGACGAGCTGACGGCGGCGGGCGGCGACGCGAGCAAGGTCATCCTGCCTGCGGGCTTCAGCGGACGCGGCGGGGCCACCGTGCCCGGCCTGACCGGCGACATGCTGGCGATGGCCCACGAGATCGCCGACGACGAGCTGGCGCACGTGCGGTTTATCCGGCAGGTGCTGAAGACGGGCGCCGTCACGCAGCCCCGGCTGGACCTCGGCCCGGCCTTCGACGCGGCGGGCCGGGCGGCGTCGAACGGGGCAATCACGGGCTTCAACCCCTACGCCAACGAGCTGTTCTTCCTGCACGGGGCGTTCGTCTTCGAGGACGTGGGCGTGACCGCCTACAAGGGCGCGGCCCGGTTGATCTTCGACGACAGCGCGAACGGCAACCTTGAACAGGCCGCCGGAATTCTGGCGGTCGAGGCCTACCACGCCGGGTCCATCCGCACCCAGCTCTACCGCCGCCGGGGCGAGGCCGCCGCCGCAGGGCTGAACGTGGAAGCGGTCGTGCAGGCGATCAGCAACCTGCGGGACTCGGTGGACGGTGCGGATGACCGCGACCAGGGCGTCACGG from the Deinococcus sp. NW-56 genome contains:
- a CDS encoding ferritin-like domain-containing protein, yielding MSNDTQGTSTRRKFLGMAGLMGAGAVLSGCTNVIATTPRKANLDAAIFNFALNLEYLEAAFYLAAVGRLDELTAAGGDASKVILPAGFSGRGGATVPGLTGDMLAMAHEIADDELAHVRFIRQVLKTGAVTQPRLDLGPAFDAAGRAASNGAITGFNPYANELFFLHGAFVFEDVGVTAYKGAARLIFDDSANGNLEQAAGILAVEAYHAGSIRTQLYRRRGEAAAAGLNVEAVVQAISNLRDSVDGADDRDQGVTATGNAGVPARSANIVPTDANGVAFSRTPRQVANIVFLSQGQTRGGFFPDGLSASTAGGTTVDYGPLLRL
- a CDS encoding RNA polymerase sigma factor, whose translation is MSAEPPAEPTDETLLRQMAGGDEAALVELHARYARLLTALGYRMLRQREDVDACVQDAFMNAWRHAARFDPSRARAKTWLVSIAHHRFLQHLRDRPDLSLELGDWDTPTPAPDHEGKLLAGRALGVLDPAQRELIELAYYRGHSHSELAALTGLPLGTVKSRLRSALERMRGALRPEEGEETP
- a CDS encoding anti-sigma factor domain-containing protein encodes the protein MTPDRDDLLAYALGTLSPAEAARVEAELDRDPALRAELRADLDALALLLDDLDPAAVPVPAGAGEALLARVRAEGSPVQGAVPTPLPPARPPRRWPVAVALVAALALIFVLLPRPQPDPLEAYLETPGAVERSLESDGERVGTLVQLPEGRVYVHLSRPLPPERTYQLWRIENGTPVSLGVFERGLLVTLAPGSTLAVSVEPPGGSPQPTTTPLFVQPL
- a CDS encoding twin-arginine translocase TatA/TatE family subunit: MPNIGAAELMLIVVVALLVFGPRKLPELGRSVGQALREFRRTTRSVTDELRAGLEDVRDRP